One window of the Methylovirgula sp. HY1 genome contains the following:
- a CDS encoding cysteine synthase A, protein MSSPGNVVEAIGKTPLIKLQQASKLTGCAIYGKAEFMNPGGSIKDRAARAIIDDAVRRGTLKPGGLIVEGTAGNTGIGLALVANALGYKTAIVIPETQSQEKKDMLRLQGATLIEVPAVPYSNPNNYVKLSGRLAERLAKEHPQGAIWANQFDNVANRQGHIETTGPEIWAETEGKIDGFICAVGTGGTLAGVAMALKAKNPNIQIGLADPMGAALYEFYTNGILKSEGSSITEGIGQGRITANLENAPIDLAFQIPDAEALPILFDLAEQEGLLLGGSSGVNVAGAIRLAKVLGPGHTIVTILADSGARYQSKLYNPDFLRSKNLPAPGWLLNPDMIAPDFV, encoded by the coding sequence ATGAGTTCTCCGGGCAATGTGGTCGAGGCGATCGGCAAGACCCCCCTCATCAAATTGCAGCAGGCATCGAAGCTGACCGGCTGTGCGATCTACGGCAAGGCCGAGTTCATGAACCCCGGCGGTTCGATCAAGGACCGGGCTGCGCGTGCCATTATCGACGACGCCGTCCGCCGCGGGACGCTCAAGCCAGGTGGCCTGATCGTCGAGGGCACGGCCGGCAACACCGGCATCGGCCTCGCCCTCGTCGCCAATGCGCTCGGCTATAAGACAGCGATCGTCATTCCGGAGACCCAAAGTCAGGAGAAGAAAGACATGTTGCGCCTGCAAGGTGCGACGTTGATCGAAGTCCCGGCGGTGCCCTATTCCAATCCCAACAATTATGTGAAGCTTTCCGGCCGCTTGGCGGAGCGGCTTGCGAAAGAGCATCCGCAAGGTGCGATCTGGGCCAATCAATTCGACAATGTCGCCAATCGGCAGGGCCATATCGAGACCACCGGACCGGAGATCTGGGCCGAGACCGAAGGCAAGATCGACGGATTCATCTGCGCGGTCGGCACGGGTGGCACGTTGGCCGGTGTTGCCATGGCCTTGAAGGCGAAGAATCCGAATATCCAGATCGGCCTCGCCGATCCGATGGGCGCTGCCCTCTATGAATTTTATACCAACGGCATATTGAAGTCGGAAGGCTCATCCATCACCGAAGGTATCGGCCAAGGCCGGATCACCGCCAATCTCGAAAACGCGCCGATCGATCTCGCCTTTCAGATCCCTGACGCGGAAGCGCTGCCGATCCTGTTCGATCTCGCCGAACAGGAAGGCCTCTTGCTCGGCGGCTCATCGGGCGTCAATGTCGCGGGCGCGATCCGGCTCGCCAAGGTTTTGGGGCCGGGCCATACGATCGTCACCATTCTCGCGGACTCGGGTGCGCGCTATCAATCGAAACTCTATAATCCGGATTTTTTGCGATCCAAGAATCTGCCGGCTCCCGGATGGCTCTTGAATCCGGACATGATCGCGCCGGACTTCGTTTAA
- a CDS encoding P-II family nitrogen regulator — MKKIEAIIKPFKLDDVKEALHEAGVSGITVTEAKGFGRQKGHTELYRGAEYVVDFLPKVKIEVVLPDTAVDAAVEAIRKAAQTGRIGDGKIFVSNIEGAVRIRTGETGMDAI, encoded by the coding sequence ATGAAAAAAATCGAGGCGATCATCAAGCCCTTCAAGCTCGACGACGTGAAGGAAGCGCTTCATGAGGCGGGTGTGTCCGGTATAACCGTCACCGAGGCCAAAGGGTTCGGACGTCAAAAGGGGCATACGGAACTTTACCGGGGTGCCGAATATGTCGTCGACTTTCTTCCCAAAGTGAAAATCGAGGTCGTTTTGCCGGATACCGCCGTCGACGCCGCTGTCGAGGCGATCCGCAAAGCGGCTCAGACCGGGCGGATCGGCGACGGCAAGATTTTCGTTTCGAATATCGAAGGTGCGGTTCGTATCCGCACCGGCGAAACTGGGATGGACGCGATTTGA
- a CDS encoding PTS sugar transporter subunit IIA produces MEIVELIKPEQVFCLRAGTKTQLLQELVRRSAKVVGLEVQAILDPIMAREALGSTGIGEGVAVPHARIAGIDHFFALFARLERPINFDAVDAQPVDLVFFLLIPAKAHEEHLTALACIARRLRNQKAANQLRATCEPSTLYNLLATTTDVDAA; encoded by the coding sequence ATGGAAATCGTCGAATTGATCAAGCCTGAACAGGTGTTTTGCCTGCGCGCAGGAACCAAGACACAGCTTCTGCAGGAACTTGTCCGGCGCTCCGCCAAGGTCGTCGGCCTCGAAGTCCAGGCGATCCTCGATCCGATCATGGCGCGCGAGGCCCTGGGCTCAACGGGCATTGGCGAAGGCGTCGCTGTTCCGCACGCAAGGATTGCCGGCATCGACCATTTCTTCGCTTTGTTTGCGCGGTTGGAAAGGCCGATCAATTTTGACGCGGTCGATGCGCAACCGGTTGATCTGGTGTTCTTTCTGCTGATCCCGGCGAAAGCTCACGAGGAGCATCTGACCGCGCTCGCTTGTATTGCCAGACGACTGCGCAATCAAAAAGCCGCCAACCAGCTCCGTGCGACTTGCGAGCCGTCAACCCTCTACAATTTGCTTGCGACGACGACGGATGTCGACGCCGCTTGA
- a CDS encoding response regulator: MTSDAVPLRILIIDDEPPIRRFLRTSLAAQGYRVLEAETGAAGLDMIRSNPVDVLVLDLGLADISGFEIIRRLRDQGSAVPIIILSSRDDEAGKVTALDLGADDYVTKPFGVDELLARIRAGLRHRLQQQGEKPIFRSGELSVDLVRRIVTVGAQEAKLSPREYELLRLLVAHAGKVLTHRFLLREVWGSDGDVQYLRIYIRALRQKIEAHPERPQYIITEQGVGYRLRMAD; the protein is encoded by the coding sequence ATGACGAGTGATGCGGTCCCGCTTCGCATTCTCATCATCGATGACGAGCCGCCGATCCGTCGTTTCTTGCGGACGAGCCTTGCCGCACAAGGTTATCGCGTCTTGGAGGCTGAGACGGGCGCCGCCGGCCTCGATATGATCCGGTCCAATCCCGTCGATGTCCTCGTCCTCGATCTCGGCCTTGCCGATATCAGCGGCTTCGAAATCATCCGGCGGCTGCGCGATCAGGGGTCCGCGGTGCCTATCATCATCCTGTCGAGCCGCGACGACGAGGCCGGCAAGGTCACGGCACTCGATCTCGGCGCCGATGATTATGTGACCAAGCCTTTCGGCGTCGACGAACTCTTGGCGCGGATTCGGGCGGGGTTGCGTCACCGCCTGCAACAGCAGGGTGAAAAGCCAATATTCCGTTCGGGCGAACTCTCCGTCGATCTCGTCCGCCGGATCGTGACGGTGGGCGCTCAGGAGGCGAAATTGTCGCCGCGCGAATATGAGCTGCTGCGTCTGCTCGTCGCCCATGCCGGGAAAGTGCTGACCCATAGATTCCTTCTGCGTGAGGTTTGGGGCAGCGACGGCGATGTTCAATATCTGCGTATTTATATTCGCGCGCTGCGACAAAAGATCGAAGCTCATCCCGAGCGGCCGCAATATATCATTACCGAACAGGGTGTCGGCTATCGTCTCAGGATGGCGGATTGA
- the kdpF gene encoding K(+)-transporting ATPase subunit F: MIFDYGLGAAVMLALLAYLVYALIRPERF, encoded by the coding sequence ATGATTTTCGATTATGGCTTAGGTGCCGCCGTCATGCTGGCATTGCTCGCCTATCTTGTCTACGCGCTGATCCGCCCTGAGCGGTTTTGA
- a CDS encoding K(+)-transporting ATPase subunit C, with amino-acid sequence MVKQIRPAILMIIVMTVITGFIYPLGITGVAQIIFPHQANGSLIKKDGKIIGSALIGQNFSSDKYFHGRPSATSEPDPKDPTKTISVPYAADNSVGSNLGPTSKALIDRVKADAAKLQAENPGVPVPVDLVTTSASGLDPDITPAAALFQVPRVAKARHLPEAQLRQFVQDHTAPRVLGLFGEEHVNVLKLNLALDAQAAK; translated from the coding sequence ATGGTCAAGCAGATCCGCCCGGCCATATTGATGATCATCGTCATGACGGTCATCACCGGCTTCATCTATCCGCTCGGCATCACCGGCGTCGCTCAGATCATCTTTCCACATCAGGCGAATGGCAGCCTGATCAAGAAGGATGGCAAGATCATCGGCTCCGCGCTCATCGGGCAGAATTTCAGCTCGGACAAATATTTCCACGGCCGACCTTCGGCCACGAGCGAGCCCGACCCGAAAGATCCCACCAAGACGATTTCCGTGCCCTATGCGGCGGACAATTCGGTCGGCTCCAATCTCGGCCCGACTTCGAAAGCACTCATCGACCGCGTCAAGGCGGATGCCGCTAAGCTTCAGGCCGAAAATCCCGGCGTGCCGGTGCCGGTTGATCTCGTGACAACCTCGGCCAGCGGGCTCGATCCTGATATCACCCCGGCAGCGGCATTGTTTCAGGTGCCGCGCGTCGCCAAAGCCAGACATTTGCCGGAGGCGCAATTGCGCCAATTTGTGCAAGATCATACGGCGCCGCGCGTGCTCGGCCTATTCGGCGAAGAGCATGTCAACGTGTTGAAGCTCAATCTCGCGCTTGATGCGCAGGCGGCCAAATGA
- a CDS encoding sensor histidine kinase KdpD, translated as MSDDRADRASRPSPEALLAQAEHEGRGRLKVFLGAAPGVGKTFEMLVTAQAKRRDGIDIVVGFVETHGRKETEALLEGLEFIPRDKVDYKGRVLEEMDLDAILRRRPKLVLVDELAHSNAPGCRHPKRYLDVEELLEAGIDVYTTLNIQHLESLNDVVAKITRIRVRETVPDSVIDRADEVEVVDLTPEDLIQRLRDGKVYVPQQAERAVHHYFQPGNLTALRELALRRTAQRVDEQMVSYMRAHAIPGPWAAGERVLVCINENPASLAVVRSTRRLADRLRAPWSAIHIETPQTLRLSETERGLISEALRLAEKLGGDVITIPGQDVGRALVDYAAENNFTHIIIAKSRRSRWSELLRRSVTYQLIRHAGDISVHVIAKPELQKSAIRPQREALASAPDTQAINLAAYGGSLGFVAIALGAGELLRHFVATSSITLVFLTAVMGSAIAYGLWPSLLACFASVLVYNFCFLPPLYSFTIADPENVVALFFFGLIAVIASNLTARMRDQALSARQRARTTEDLYLFARKLAGAITLDDLLWATVYQIALMLKVRVVVLLPQEGLLTVRAGYPPEDRLDEADIAAAKWCWENNQPAGRMADTLPGAKRLFLPMRTARSAVGVVGLDNDGVGPLLTPDQRRLFDALTDQAALAIERVNLVGDVERAHLTVETERLRSALLTSISHDLRTPLASVLGAATSLKAYRRVLDEAAQEDLIATIQEEAERLNRFIANLLDMTRLESGTIEPNAEIVDLGDIVGSALGRAAQVLNAHKITIDLDSDLPIICVDPVLLEQVLFNLLDNAAKYTPLGTEMQINARRDGAMVRLDIVDEGVGIPPGDTERIFDKFYRIHAADKKRAGTGLGLAICRGFMEAMGGSIVASNRQDRSGAIFTLRLPIPRAEDRKEETVA; from the coding sequence ATGAGTGACGACCGAGCAGATCGCGCCAGCCGTCCCTCCCCAGAGGCGCTGCTGGCGCAGGCCGAGCATGAAGGACGCGGGCGCCTCAAGGTTTTTCTCGGCGCCGCGCCCGGAGTCGGCAAGACCTTTGAAATGCTGGTAACGGCCCAGGCCAAGCGCCGCGATGGTATTGATATCGTCGTCGGCTTCGTCGAGACGCATGGCCGCAAAGAGACCGAGGCGCTGCTCGAAGGGCTCGAATTCATTCCCCGCGATAAAGTCGATTACAAGGGCCGTGTGCTGGAGGAGATGGATCTCGATGCGATTTTGAGGCGCCGCCCGAAACTTGTTCTGGTCGATGAACTCGCCCATAGCAATGCGCCGGGCTGCCGCCATCCCAAGCGCTATCTCGACGTCGAAGAACTGCTCGAGGCGGGAATAGACGTCTATACCACGCTCAACATCCAGCACCTCGAAAGCCTGAACGACGTCGTGGCCAAGATCACGCGGATTCGTGTCCGCGAGACTGTGCCGGATTCGGTCATCGACCGCGCCGACGAGGTGGAAGTCGTCGATCTTACGCCGGAAGATCTCATCCAGCGCCTGCGCGACGGCAAGGTTTATGTGCCGCAGCAAGCCGAACGCGCGGTCCATCATTATTTCCAGCCCGGCAACCTGACGGCTCTCCGCGAGCTGGCGCTGCGCCGTACAGCGCAGCGCGTCGACGAGCAGATGGTGAGCTATATGCGCGCCCATGCGATTCCGGGCCCCTGGGCCGCGGGCGAGCGCGTGTTGGTCTGCATCAATGAAAATCCGGCGAGCCTCGCCGTTGTCCGTAGCACGCGGCGCCTCGCCGATCGGCTTCGCGCCCCTTGGAGCGCGATCCATATCGAAACGCCGCAGACCTTGCGATTATCTGAAACCGAGCGCGGCCTGATCTCCGAGGCGCTTCGTCTGGCGGAAAAGCTCGGCGGCGATGTCATCACGATCCCTGGCCAGGATGTCGGCCGCGCGCTGGTCGATTACGCGGCGGAAAACAATTTCACCCATATTATCATTGCAAAATCGCGGCGATCGCGCTGGTCCGAGCTGCTGCGTCGCTCGGTGACCTATCAGCTCATCCGCCATGCCGGCGATATCAGCGTCCATGTCATTGCCAAGCCCGAATTGCAAAAGAGCGCCATCCGGCCACAGCGCGAGGCCTTGGCGTCGGCTCCCGACACTCAGGCAATCAATCTAGCGGCCTATGGCGGTAGCTTGGGCTTCGTCGCAATCGCGTTGGGTGCGGGAGAGCTGTTACGGCATTTTGTGGCGACCTCCAGCATCACCCTTGTGTTTTTGACCGCGGTCATGGGAAGCGCGATCGCCTACGGCCTTTGGCCGTCGTTGCTGGCCTGTTTCGCCAGCGTTCTCGTCTATAATTTCTGCTTCCTGCCGCCGCTCTACAGCTTCACGATCGCCGATCCGGAAAATGTCGTCGCGCTGTTTTTCTTCGGCCTGATCGCGGTGATCGCGAGCAATTTGACGGCGCGTATGCGCGACCAGGCGTTGAGTGCGCGGCAACGGGCTAGAACGACGGAGGATCTTTATCTTTTCGCCCGCAAGCTCGCCGGCGCCATCACGCTCGACGATCTGCTTTGGGCAACGGTCTATCAGATCGCTTTGATGTTGAAGGTCAGAGTCGTCGTGCTGCTGCCGCAAGAAGGCCTGTTGACGGTGCGTGCCGGCTATCCACCGGAGGACAGGCTTGATGAAGCCGATATTGCGGCGGCCAAATGGTGCTGGGAGAACAATCAGCCGGCCGGCCGAATGGCCGATACGTTGCCCGGCGCCAAGCGGCTGTTTCTTCCCATGCGGACGGCGCGCAGCGCGGTTGGCGTGGTCGGGCTCGACAATGACGGCGTCGGGCCACTGCTGACACCGGATCAGCGGCGTCTCTTTGATGCGCTCACCGACCAGGCTGCGCTGGCGATCGAGCGGGTGAATTTGGTCGGCGACGTCGAGCGCGCCCATCTTACCGTCGAAACCGAGCGGCTGCGTTCGGCTTTGCTGACCTCGATCTCGCATGATTTGCGCACCCCCCTCGCCTCCGTTCTCGGCGCCGCAACAAGCCTGAAGGCCTACCGGCGCGTTCTCGACGAAGCCGCGCAGGAGGATCTCATTGCCACGATCCAGGAGGAAGCCGAGCGGTTAAATCGGTTCATCGCCAATCTTCTCGACATGACCCGGCTGGAGTCGGGCACGATCGAACCGAATGCCGAAATCGTCGATCTCGGCGATATTGTCGGAAGTGCGCTGGGCCGTGCGGCGCAAGTGCTGAATGCGCACAAGATCACGATCGACCTGGATTCGGACTTGCCGATCATCTGCGTCGATCCCGTGCTGCTCGAACAAGTGCTTTTCAATTTGCTCGACAATGCGGCCAAATACACGCCGCTAGGCACTGAGATGCAGATCAATGCGCGGCGCGACGGTGCTATGGTGCGTCTGGACATTGTCGACGAAGGTGTGGGCATCCCGCCTGGGGACACGGAACGGATCTTTGATAAGTTCTATCGAATTCATGCCGCCGATAAAAAGCGCGCCGGTACCGGCCTCGGACTCGCGATCTGCCGTGGCTTCATGGAAGCTATGGGCGGATCGATCGTCGCCAGCAACCGGCAGGACCGGAGCGGCGCCATCTTCACGCTTCGTCTCCCCATTCCGCGCGCGGAAGATCGCAAAGAGGAAACGGTGGCATGA
- the kdpB gene encoding potassium-transporting ATPase subunit KdpB has protein sequence MELAHIRKRLPVTTMTDPKILVPAISGAFKKLDPRLMIRNPVMFTVEVVATLTTVLFLRDLVTGAGHYGFSFQINLWLWFTVLFANFAEAVAEGRGKAQAESLRRTKTETAAKLLASAAEAKASGTIGSQQREVPATALKQGDIVLVEAGDIIPSDGEIIEGVASVNESAITGESAPVIRESGGDRSAVTGGTLVISDWIKVRITAAQGATFLDRMIALVEGAERQKTPNEIALNILLAGLTIIFVFAVASIPSFAHYAGGALSIVVLVALFVTLIPTTIGALLSAIGIAGMDRLVRFNVLAMSGRAVEAAGDVDTLLLDKTGTITLGNRQAASFVPLSGVNDNALADAAQLASLSDETPEGRSIVVLAKEKHGIRGRDMAALGAKFIPFTAQTRISGIDSADGAIRKGAVDAILAYVRASGVPIAGFEATLQELTAKADAIAKSGATPLAVVKNGRLLGLIELKDIVKGGIRERFRELRRMGIRTVMITGDNPLTAAAIAAEAGVDDFLAQATPEAKLKLIRDEQAQGKLVAMCGDGTNDAPALAQADVGVAMNTGTMAAREAGNMVDLDSDPTKLIEIVEIGKQLLMTRGALTTFSIANDVAKYFAIIPAIFIAFYPQLQALNIMHLRTPESAILSAIIFNALIIIALIPLALRGVTYRPAGAARILGRNLLIYGLGGIVAPFIGIKLIDMFVSAVGLA, from the coding sequence ATGGAACTTGCCCATATTCGCAAACGGCTGCCGGTCACGACCATGACCGATCCGAAAATTCTCGTGCCCGCCATCAGTGGGGCGTTCAAAAAGCTCGATCCGCGCCTCATGATCCGGAACCCGGTCATGTTCACGGTCGAGGTCGTGGCGACGCTCACGACCGTCCTCTTCCTGCGCGATCTCGTCACCGGGGCCGGCCATTACGGCTTTTCTTTCCAGATCAATCTCTGGCTCTGGTTCACGGTGCTCTTCGCCAATTTCGCCGAGGCGGTGGCGGAAGGGCGCGGCAAGGCGCAGGCGGAAAGCCTGCGCCGGACCAAGACCGAGACCGCGGCAAAGCTTCTAGCCTCTGCCGCGGAAGCGAAGGCATCGGGGACGATCGGTTCGCAGCAGCGCGAAGTGCCTGCCACCGCCTTGAAGCAGGGTGATATCGTCCTCGTCGAAGCCGGCGACATTATTCCGAGCGATGGCGAGATCATTGAAGGCGTTGCCTCGGTCAATGAATCCGCGATCACCGGCGAATCGGCGCCGGTCATTCGCGAGAGCGGCGGCGACCGTTCGGCGGTGACGGGCGGCACATTGGTCATCTCCGACTGGATCAAGGTGCGGATCACCGCCGCGCAGGGCGCGACCTTTCTCGATCGCATGATCGCGCTCGTCGAGGGAGCAGAACGGCAGAAAACGCCGAACGAGATCGCGCTCAACATTCTGCTCGCCGGCCTCACGATCATCTTCGTCTTCGCCGTCGCGAGTATTCCGAGCTTTGCCCATTATGCCGGCGGCGCCTTGTCGATTGTGGTGCTCGTCGCGCTCTTCGTGACCTTGATCCCGACGACGATCGGGGCGCTTCTTTCGGCCATCGGCATTGCCGGCATGGATCGGCTGGTACGCTTCAATGTGCTCGCCATGTCCGGCCGCGCGGTGGAAGCGGCAGGCGATGTCGACACGCTGCTGCTCGACAAGACCGGCACCATCACGCTCGGCAATCGCCAGGCCGCAAGCTTCGTCCCCTTGTCGGGGGTGAACGACAACGCGCTCGCCGATGCGGCGCAACTCGCGTCGCTCTCGGACGAGACGCCGGAGGGTCGCTCGATCGTCGTTCTCGCCAAGGAAAAACATGGGATTCGGGGCCGCGACATGGCAGCCCTCGGCGCCAAATTCATCCCCTTCACGGCGCAGACCCGCATCAGCGGTATCGACAGTGCCGATGGCGCGATCCGCAAAGGCGCCGTCGATGCCATATTGGCCTATGTCCGGGCCTCGGGCGTGCCTATCGCGGGATTTGAGGCAACCCTGCAGGAGTTGACGGCCAAGGCCGACGCCATAGCGAAATCCGGTGCCACGCCGCTGGCCGTCGTGAAGAATGGCCGCTTGCTCGGTCTCATCGAGCTGAAGGACATCGTCAAGGGCGGCATCCGCGAGCGCTTCCGGGAACTCCGGCGCATGGGTATTCGCACGGTGATGATCACCGGCGACAATCCATTGACCGCCGCCGCCATCGCGGCCGAAGCGGGAGTCGACGATTTCCTCGCCCAGGCGACGCCCGAAGCCAAATTGAAGCTTATTCGCGACGAGCAGGCGCAAGGCAAGCTGGTGGCCATGTGCGGCGACGGCACCAATGATGCCCCGGCGCTGGCCCAAGCCGACGTCGGAGTCGCGATGAACACCGGCACGATGGCGGCGCGCGAAGCCGGCAACATGGTCGATCTCGACAGCGATCCGACCAAGCTCATCGAGATCGTCGAGATCGGCAAGCAGCTTTTGATGACCCGCGGCGCATTGACCACTTTCTCGATCGCCAATGACGTTGCCAAATATTTCGCGATCATCCCCGCGATCTTCATCGCTTTCTATCCGCAGCTTCAGGCACTGAACATTATGCATCTGCGGACGCCGGAGAGCGCGATTCTCTCGGCAATCATCTTCAACGCCCTGATCATCATCGCGCTGATCCCGCTCGCTTTGCGCGGCGTTACCTATCGGCCCGCCGGTGCGGCGCGCATTCTTGGCCGCAACCTCCTCATTTACGGCCTCGGCGGCATCGTCGCGCCCTTCATCGGCATCAAGCTGATCGATATGTTTGTCTCGGCCGTCGGCCTCGCGTAA
- the kdpA gene encoding potassium-transporting ATPase subunit KdpA, producing the protein MTINGWIQIALYSVIIILLVKPFGGYMTRVFAGERTLLSPVLRPIERVIYRIAGVDSEQDQHWVTYAVAMLFFSMAGFITLYALQRLQAVLPFNPAGQAAVEQSLAFNTSVSFVTNTNWQSYTPETTMSYLTQMAGLTVHNFASAATGIALAIALIRGFARRSAQSIGNFWVDLTRCVLYILLPISIVVALFFVWQGVPQNLDPYTVATTLEGAKQVIAQGPVASQEVIKMLGTNGGGFFNANSAHPFENPNAITNFVQIVLIFSIGAALTNVFGRMVGNQRQGWAIFAVMGVLYAAGVVTVYSAEAPGNPAFAAFHVDQSASALQAGGNMEGKEVRFGIANSALFTTVTTDASCGAVNAMFDSLMPLGGLVPMVNIMLGEIIFGGVGSGLYGMLVFAILAVFIAGLMVGRTPEYLGKKIEAREVKMAMLAILILPLSILGFTALATVVPAGLAGIANAGPHGFSEILYAFTSVTGNNGSAFAGLSANTPFYNTTLGLGMFIGRFLMIVPMLAIAGSLAAKKIVPASAGTFPTDGGLFVGLLVGVIVITGGLIYFPAVALGPVVEHLSMLAGKLY; encoded by the coding sequence ATGACTATCAACGGTTGGATCCAGATCGCGCTCTACAGCGTGATCATCATACTTCTCGTGAAGCCCTTCGGGGGCTATATGACGCGCGTTTTTGCAGGCGAGCGCACATTGCTTTCGCCGGTACTGCGGCCGATAGAGCGCGTCATCTATCGGATCGCCGGTGTCGATAGTGAGCAGGATCAGCATTGGGTTACCTATGCTGTCGCGATGCTCTTCTTCAGCATGGCGGGATTCATCACCCTTTATGCCTTGCAGCGGCTGCAAGCTGTTCTGCCTTTCAATCCGGCAGGTCAGGCGGCGGTCGAGCAGAGCCTCGCCTTCAACACTTCCGTGAGCTTCGTCACCAATACAAACTGGCAGTCCTATACGCCGGAAACCACGATGAGCTATCTCACCCAGATGGCGGGTCTCACCGTGCATAATTTTGCCTCGGCGGCGACGGGCATAGCGCTCGCCATCGCGTTGATCCGCGGCTTTGCTCGCCGCAGCGCGCAGTCAATCGGCAATTTCTGGGTCGATTTGACCCGCTGCGTTCTCTACATCCTGCTGCCGATCTCGATCGTCGTCGCCCTCTTCTTCGTCTGGCAGGGCGTGCCGCAAAACCTCGATCCCTATACCGTGGCAACGACGCTCGAGGGCGCCAAACAGGTGATCGCGCAAGGCCCGGTGGCTTCGCAGGAAGTCATCAAAATGTTGGGGACCAATGGCGGCGGCTTCTTCAATGCCAATTCCGCGCATCCTTTCGAAAATCCGAATGCGATCACCAATTTTGTGCAGATCGTTCTGATTTTCTCGATTGGCGCCGCCTTGACCAACGTGTTCGGGCGGATGGTTGGCAACCAACGCCAAGGTTGGGCTATTTTCGCCGTCATGGGCGTCCTCTACGCCGCCGGCGTCGTTACGGTCTACTCGGCCGAGGCTCCGGGAAATCCGGCCTTTGCCGCGTTTCATGTCGACCAGTCAGCTTCGGCCCTGCAGGCCGGCGGTAATATGGAAGGCAAGGAGGTCCGGTTCGGCATCGCCAATTCGGCCCTGTTTACAACCGTCACGACCGACGCCTCATGCGGCGCCGTCAACGCGATGTTCGACAGTCTGATGCCTCTCGGCGGCTTGGTGCCGATGGTCAACATCATGCTCGGCGAGATCATCTTCGGCGGCGTCGGCTCTGGCCTTTATGGCATGCTCGTCTTCGCCATCCTCGCCGTCTTCATCGCCGGCCTGATGGTGGGACGCACGCCCGAATATCTCGGCAAGAAGATCGAAGCGAGGGAAGTCAAGATGGCCATGCTCGCCATCCTCATCCTGCCGCTCTCGATCCTCGGCTTTACCGCGCTCGCCACCGTCGTGCCTGCCGGGCTTGCAGGCATAGCCAATGCCGGCCCGCATGGCTTCAGCGAGATCCTTTATGCGTTCACCTCCGTCACCGGCAATAATGGCAGCGCCTTTGCCGGGCTTTCCGCCAACACGCCCTTCTACAACACGACGCTTGGACTGGGCATGTTCATCGGCCGCTTTTTGATGATCGTGCCGATGCTGGCAATCGCCGGCTCGCTGGCGGCAAAGAAGATCGTGCCCGCCTCCGCCGGCACTTTCCCGACCGATGGCGGCCTATTCGTCGGACTGCTCGTCGGTGTGATCGTGATTACCGGCGGCCTCATCTACTTCCCGGCGGTCGCGCTGGGGCCCGTGGTCGAGCATCTATCGATGCTCGCCGGCAAACTCTATTGA
- the sseA gene encoding 3-mercaptopyruvate sulfurtransferase, which yields MTPSPSPFFVSTDWLAANLGAPDLVVVDGTFFMPDENRNAEAEYRAGHIPGAVFFDIDAIADHTVDLPHMLPSPEAFASAMRALGIAETMRLVVYDASGLLGAPRVWWTLRLFGAKDVKILTGGLPKWKAEGRALESGVVGRPPQSFSVQFDAAAVAPAAAVLAASQTGAAQIVDARAAPRFRGETPEPRPGLRSGHIPGSLNVPWREVVDKGEMKAPADVTAAFTQAGVDLAHPIITTCGSGVTAAILLLALETTGKNGIVLYDGSWTEWGGCADLPIAQG from the coding sequence ATGACCCCTTCCCCCTCCCCTTTCTTCGTTTCAACGGATTGGCTTGCGGCAAATTTGGGTGCGCCTGATCTCGTCGTCGTCGACGGCACCTTCTTCATGCCGGACGAGAACCGCAACGCGGAGGCTGAATATCGCGCCGGCCATATCCCAGGCGCGGTCTTCTTCGACATTGACGCCATTGCCGACCATACGGTGGATCTACCGCATATGCTGCCCTCGCCCGAGGCTTTCGCCAGCGCCATGCGCGCGCTCGGGATCGCCGAAACGATGCGGCTCGTAGTCTATGATGCTTCGGGCTTGCTAGGAGCGCCGCGTGTCTGGTGGACGCTGCGGTTGTTCGGCGCCAAGGATGTGAAAATATTGACCGGCGGATTGCCGAAATGGAAAGCCGAAGGACGGGCGCTGGAAAGCGGCGTGGTCGGCCGCCCGCCGCAGAGTTTTTCCGTGCAATTCGATGCCGCCGCCGTGGCGCCCGCAGCCGCTGTGCTCGCTGCTTCGCAAACAGGCGCCGCACAGATCGTCGACGCCCGCGCGGCGCCGCGGTTTCGCGGCGAAACGCCGGAGCCGCGGCCGGGCCTGCGCTCCGGTCATATCCCCGGCAGCTTGAATGTGCCCTGGCGCGAGGTCGTCGACAAAGGCGAAATGAAAGCGCCGGCTGACGTTACCGCTGCCTTTACCCAAGCCGGCGTCGATCTCGCGCATCCGATCATCACCACATGCGGCTCGGGCGTGACGGCGGCGATTTTGCTGCTTGCGCTCGAGACAACGGGCAAGAACGGCATCGTCCTCTACGATGGCTCTTGGACCGAATGGGGCGGATGCGCGGATTTGCCGATCGCGCAAGGTTGA